In a single window of the Papaver somniferum cultivar HN1 chromosome 8, ASM357369v1, whole genome shotgun sequence genome:
- the LOC113301585 gene encoding uncharacterized protein LOC113301585, producing the protein MKKQSCYLRTDIKVVSSTTVIVVIHIYSPMLLLTHSRSCFIFFRLSQIIEYKDTTSYKVVVLIKYTRWIYDRGKMSPSQGYFSFTTTYECCVITITYGVTVFLMSTWIAEYGYASMYKNVYSLTASENNRNVCELLDVPKRTVNSTMLLVHLHAAVNLLSQLWHDAGYLRWKFRLVTTTLWRIENGTSPTGYIWLVFDIGKVQFTKKAPDLFLNPHAVLTKECHWTNFISDFRKLPKSGEMLTNFYLQWQLWLLGLHLWLWYVIFLPYMEFFVHLSAAMRLLTGANSTSASRAANFMILNMLTHV; encoded by the exons ATGAAAAAACAAAGTTGTTACTTGAGAACTGACATTAAAGTTGTAAGTTCAACAACTGTAATTGTTGTAATTCATATTTATAGTCCTATGTTGCTGCTTACACATTCAAGAAGTTGCTTTATCTTCTTTAGACTTTCTCAAATTATTGAGTACAAGGATACGACGAGTTACAAAGTCGTAGTTCTCATCAAGTATACTCGCTGGATATATGATCGAGGCAAGATGTCTCCTAGTCAAGGGTATTTTTCTTTTACAACTACTTATGAATGTTGTGTGATTACAATTACTTATGGGGTCACTGTGTTTCTTATGTCCACATGGATCGCTGAATACGGTTATGCATCTATGTATAAGAATGTCTATTCGTTGACTGCAAGTGAAAACAATCGTAATGTTTGCGAACTGCTGGATGTGCCCAAGAGGACTGTCAACAGTACTATGCTCCTG GTGCATCTTCATGCTGCAGTTAATCTACTGTCGCAACTATGGCATGATGCTGGGTACCTGAGATGGAAATTCAGATTGGTCACCACTACTTTATGGAGAATAGAAAATGGTACTAGTCCTACGGGTTATATCTGGTTAGTGTTTGACATAGGAAAAGTGCAGTTCACTAAGAAGGCACCTGATCTGTTTCTGAACCCGCATGCTGTGCTGACAAAGGAATGTCACTGGACAAATTTCATTTCAGATTTCAGGAAACTTCCAAAAAGCGGTGAGATGTTAACCAACTTCTATCTGCAGTGGCAACTTTGGTTGTTAGGACTACACCTGTGGCTATGGTACGTCATTTTTCTACCATACATGGAGTTTTTTGTTCATCTCTCAGCAGCTATGCGTCTTCTTACTGGTGCCAATTCTACTAGTGCTTCCCGAGCTGCGAACTTTATGATTCTGAACATGCTGACCCACGTTTGA